In a genomic window of Gossypium arboreum isolate Shixiya-1 chromosome 7, ASM2569848v2, whole genome shotgun sequence:
- the LOC108477073 gene encoding uncharacterized protein LOC108477073 yields MVTADMIAQYFEATIKDHPKIKLREIQRRCASEMHVNVTINCCYRAKKIVNEKMAGNHKEEFGLLWDYAHELRSKMPGSIIKMAVHRVTANSLPHFKRYYVCFDALKRGWKAGCRPLIGLDGCFLKGLFKSEFLTAVGRDANNQMFPIAWAVIEVECTDSWGWFLSLLSTDLGLEDGYGYTIISLEIAISDILSRVEHKNCARHVFANWLGRKLGKSYECDFWQIVKCTTKREWEDLCSALEKKDNDAYDNLMKKSPKMWTRAFLGTTCKSDIVENNLCEAFNPSIVKARFKSIIRMLEDIRIKMMNRIIQKKKLCNGWKQNYGLLVKAKFDANKKNCVEWQLIWNGENGCELRKGSYQYTVDLSQRICSCRNWQISGIPCSHACVAMYHLGLQPDEYLHEYYHIDTYKKAYSSLMHPINGPHD; encoded by the exons ATGGTGACTGCTGATATGATTGCCCAATATTTTGAAGCAACTATCAAGGATCATCCTAAGATAAAGCTGAGGGAAATTCAAAGAAGATGTGCTTCTGAGATGCATGTAAATGTGACCATTAACTGTTGTTATAGAGCGAAGAAAATAGTGAATGAGAAAATGGCTGGGAATCATAAGGAGGAATTTGGCTTGCTATGGGACTATGCTCATGAGTTAAGGTCAAAGATGCCAGGAAGCATAATAAAAATGGCTGTTCATAGGGTGACAGCAAACTCCCTTCCACATTTTAAGAGGTATTATGTGTGCTTTGATGCACTAAAGAGAGGCTGGAAAGCGGGGTGTAGGCCACTCATTGGGCTAGATGGTTGCTTCCTAAAAGGCCTATTTAAGAGTGAATTTCTCACAGCTGTTGGAAGAGACGCAAACAACCAAATGTTCCCTATTGCATGGGCTGTGATTGAAGTGGAGTGCACTGATTCATGGGGTTGGTTTCTCAGTCTTCTATCAACTGATTTGGGCTTGGAAGATGGGTATGGGTACACAATTATCA GCCTTGAGATTGCAATTTCTGACATACTATCAAGGGTGGAGCATAAGAATTGTGCGAGGCACGTGTTTGCAAATTGGTTAGGGAGGAAGTTAGGGAAATCTTATGAGTGTGATTTCTGGCAGATTGTGAAGTGCACGACTAAAAGGGAGTGGGAGGATCTATGTTCAGCACTGGAGAAGAAAGATAATGATGCTTACGATAATTTGATGAAAAAGTCTCCAAAGATGTGGACTAGGGCATTTTTGGGGACAACTTGTAAATCAGATATAGTTGAAAATAATTTGTGTGAAGCATTCAATCCAAGCATTGTCAAAGCCAGGTTCAAAAGCATTATCAGAATGCTTGAGGATATTAGGATCAAGATGATGAATAGGATAATACAAAAAAAGAAGTTATGTAATGGATGGAAGCAAAATTATGGTCTATTGGTGAAAGCTAAGTTTGATGCCAACAAGAAGAACTGTGTAGAGTGGCAACTGATATGGAATGGTGAAAATGGATGTGAGTTGAGGAAAGGAAGTTATCAGTATACAGTGGACCTAAGCCAAAGGATATGTAGTTGTAGAAATTGGCAAATTAGTGGGATTCCATGTTCCCATGCATGTGTTGCCATGTATCACTTAGGGCTTCAACCAGATGAATATCTGCATGAATATTATCACATAGATACCTACAAGAAAGCTTACTCTTCTCTAATGCATCCCATAAATGGGCCACATGATTGA